GATAGCGACCGGCAGATCGCCCTTGATCTGGAACCGCAGGAGGTTCTCGACGGCGCCGAGGAAGATGCGCCAGCCGCCGAAGGCGACGATCAGGACTGAGAGGTCCAGACCGCCGATCGACTTCCACGGCCCGAGCCAGCGCAGGAGCACCAGCACCGCGACGACGGCCGGGAACACAAAGGCCTTCCAGGGAGCGTGGCGCTCAGGTTCGTGCAAATCCAATCACCGTTGATGTCCGTAGCGGTTCCGTGCTGACCATCGGCCCTAGCTCGGTCCGTTGGTGCCCAGCCACACCGGCGACGACCAGGCAATCTCGCCGTCCCTCTGGATCACCCGCACATAGTAGTAGCAGGAGCCCTTGGGCGGCTGATTGTCCAGGTACGTGATGTTGCACTCCTTGCCCTGCACCTGCGGCGTGTAGACGAAGACGTTGCTGCGGCACACGTCCACACGGTCGATGTCGCCCGGGCAGGTCGCATGAATCTCCACCCTCACGGGCGTGCCGTCCGAAGCAGGTAGCTTCTCCCCCATCAGCCGGCCCTGCACCCGAACGTCCAGCGCGATCTTGGCCGCCGTCGTGCCGTAGGTGTGCCGCTGCCGGATCGCTTCGAGGATCGCCTTGCGCGACAGCTCCGGCGCATACACCGCTGCCTTGCCCATGCCGCCACCGTGATCCGGCGAGGCGATGACGCCGATCACCACTCCCTGAGCCCAGGCGTCCTGCAGGAACCAGCCCTTCGGCGTGCTGTTCTTCGCCTGCCTGGGCGTGCCCTCGTACTCATAGGAGCCCCGGGTCTGGAAGATCTCCGCCACCGGCTGGGCCTTCTCGTCAACGAAGCTCCAGTCGGTCGGCACGTTGCCAGTGTCCGCCAACTGGTGCGGGATGTGCACGAAGTCGGCCTTCGCCTTGCGCAGAATCTCCCATACCTCCGCCGGCGTCTTCCCGTCGCGCTCGTTCAGCCAGAACGGGAAGTACGGATCACCCAGGATCAGGTTGCGGTGACCGTAGTAGCCGTAGGGCCGCTTCGGGTCATCATACTTCTCAAAGGAGGAGGTCCACTCCTCCGCCAGAAAGGTCAGGAAGCGTCCCGGGTCATTGTTGGCCCGAGCGATCTTCGCCAGGTAGTTCCACAGGTACGCGTTGATGTTGTAGCCATGGTCCGTGCAGGCGGCGAAGTCGTGCCGGGCGATATCCCGCATGCTCTGGTATGCCTGCACCTGGGTCTGGTCGCCCACACGATTACAGATCGAGATATCCGTGTGGTTGTGAAGGTCGCCAAAGTAGAGGTTCAGTCGCCGGCCGTCGTAGTCGATGCTGGTGCCGGGCAAGTCCTCGCCTCTTGCCTGACGGATCGTGCCCGCTTCGAACACCTCCACCGGCTCGAGGTACGGGGCCAACGTCATCGCCGAGACGGAGGGGACTTGTGTCGTGTTGAGCGCCGCCGCGTAGATTCCGCTCAGCCCGTTCTGGCTGTCCTCTATCGTCGCCCAGGACCCGGGTGTGGTATCCGCCTGGTAGATCACCACCGGCCGGTCCTTCAGCATCACCAGATTGGGACGCCGACAGAGCCCCTTCTGTGTGCTCATCCGCAGCTCGCCGGTCCAGACCGTTCCGGCATAGCACAGCGGCGAGACCACGAAGCCCGACTTCGGCCGAGGGGTCTGCGCTGCCACCCACAGTCGCCCGGTGCTGTCGAAGGCGAAGTCTCCGGCCTCGGCCCTCTCCTGCAGCAAGGTCTTCTCGATTCCCAGCGGGGTCTGGAGGCCCCGGGGCGTGATCTGAGCGATCTGCACCCGTTTCGTGGCTGCTGCGCCGATGTGATAGCCCGTCGGGTTGGCGGTGTCCCAGGTCATCCAGAACTG
The sequence above is drawn from the Armatimonadia bacterium genome and encodes:
- a CDS encoding DUF3604 domain-containing protein, translated to MHRLGRFLIAVAVVAGLGGPWASAQVVEMIPNGSFDADLNGWTLDLGATVLEDATQARSKPRCVTAETTEPNRHGLLARRMTLVPGRLYEVEAWARATNNTKLVLWRSQGTERTMISAFENVKPRWQRCLATFSVDRPGEYTLEFIIASSHGAPFGKMWVDDVAMREYTTARFGEISGGLGYNDFPVVTSTQDGSLWAAWVSFRDNHDTLQVARGHLEGEDVKIDRTWQVEGGPMTYLLDPCLASDGTSVWLAYSSEREGNWEVYATRLSDQGPGTLLCLSRDPAVDLKPALTVLGDRVWAGWESNRDAGMRQIYLCTISGDEVGRAQRLSSGGSDNYAPTLAAVSPEDLWVVWHSFRDNNMDLFGRHWTAEGAGNEMRLTQASIIDREAKLVAHKGQFWMTWDTANPTGYHIGAAATKRVQIAQITPRGLQTPLGIEKTLLQERAEAGDFAFDSTGRLWVAAQTPRPKSGFVVSPLCYAGTVWTGELRMSTQKGLCRRPNLVMLKDRPVVIYQADTTPGSWATIEDSQNGLSGIYAAALNTTQVPSVSAMTLAPYLEPVEVFEAGTIRQARGEDLPGTSIDYDGRRLNLYFGDLHNHTDISICNRVGDQTQVQAYQSMRDIARHDFAACTDHGYNINAYLWNYLAKIARANNDPGRFLTFLAEEWTSSFEKYDDPKRPYGYYGHRNLILGDPYFPFWLNERDGKTPAEVWEILRKAKADFVHIPHQLADTGNVPTDWSFVDEKAQPVAEIFQTRGSYEYEGTPRQAKNSTPKGWFLQDAWAQGVVIGVIASPDHGGGMGKAAVYAPELSRKAILEAIRQRHTYGTTAAKIALDVRVQGRLMGEKLPASDGTPVRVEIHATCPGDIDRVDVCRSNVFVYTPQVQGKECNITYLDNQPPKGSCYYYVRVIQRDGEIAWSSPVWLGTNGPS